The proteins below are encoded in one region of Macaca nemestrina isolate mMacNem1 chromosome 10, mMacNem.hap1, whole genome shotgun sequence:
- the LOC105474196 gene encoding olfactory receptor 6C3-like, whose product MKNYTAPTEFILLGLSDDPEFQIVIFLFLIIMYILSVTGNLTIITLTLVDSHLQTPMYFFLRNFSVLEITFTTVCIPRFLATIITRDKTISYNSCTAQLFFFIFMGITEFYLLTAMSYDRYVAICKPLHYMTIMNKRICILLVFCAWLAGFLNIFPPVILFLQLDYCGSNVIDHFACDYFPLLQLSCSDTWLLEGIGFYSAIVILLFTLALIILSYMFIIRTILKLPSVSQRKKAFSTCSSHMIVISISYGSCIFMYANPSAKERASLTKGVAILNTSIAPMMNPFIYTLRNEQVKQAFKGTIQKVMFFSGK is encoded by the coding sequence ATGAAAAACTACACAGCACCCACAGAATTCATTCTTCTAGGGCTATCAGATGACCCGGAGTTTCAgattgtgatttttctctttttaattatcATGTATATATTAAGTGTCACTGGAAACTTGACCATCATCACTCTCACCTTAGTGGACTCCCATCTACAGACCCCCATGTACTTCTTCCTTAGGAACTTTTCTGTATTAGAAATAACTTTTACAACTGTCTGTATCCCTAGATTTCTGGCCACCATTATCACCAGAGACAAAACGATTTCATACAATAGTTGTACAGCtcagttatttttcttcatctttatggGTATAACTGAATTTTACCTTCTAACAGCCATGTCCTATGATCGTTATGTAGCCATCTGTAAACCCCTGCATTATATGACCATCATGAACAAGAGAATCTGcatattgcttgttttttgtgCTTGGTTGGCAGGGTTCTTAAATATCTTCCCACCAGTTATTCTTTTTCTCCAGTTAGATTACTGTGGCTCCAATGTCATTGATCACTTTGCTTGTGACTATTTCCCCCTATTGCAATTATCCTGCTCAGACACATGGCTCCTAGAAGGGATTGGTTTTTACTCTGCAATAGTAATTCTGCTTTTCACTTTGGCATTAATCATTCTATCCTACATGTTTATCATTAGGACAATTTTGAAACTTCCTTCTGTTAGTCAGCGAAAAAAGGCATTTTCTACATGTTCCTCCCACATGATTGTCATTTCCATTTCCTATGGAAGCTGCATATTCATGTATGCTAATCCCTCTGCAAAAGAAAGAGCGTCGTTGACCAAAGGAGTAGCTATTCTCAATACCTCCATTGCTCCTATGATGAATCCGTTTATATACACCCTGAGGAACGAGCAAGTGAAGCAAGCCTTTAAGGGCACCATCCAAAAGGTTATGTTTTTCTCTGGTAAATGA